One genomic region from Sciurus carolinensis chromosome 2, mSciCar1.2, whole genome shotgun sequence encodes:
- the Ppp2r3c gene encoding serine/threonine-protein phosphatase 2A regulatory subunit B'' subunit gamma isoform X2: MNWKEVLRRRLATPNTDPNNQKSEQELKDEEMDLFTKYYSEWKGGRKNTNELYKTIPRFYYRLPAEDEVLLQKLREESRAVFLQRKSRELLDNEELQNLWFLLDKHQTPPMIGEEAMINYENFLKVGEKAGPKCKQFFTAKVFAKLLHTDSYGRISIMQFFNYVMRKVWLHQTRIGLSLYDVAGQGYLRESDLENYILELIPTLPQLDGLEKSFYSFYVCTAVRKFFFFLDPLRTGKIKIQDILACSFLDDLLELRDEELSKESQETNWFSAPSALRVYGQYLNLDKDHNGMLSKEELSRYGTATMTNVFLDRVFQECLTYDGEMDYKTYLDFVLALENRKEPAALQYIFKLLDIENKGYLNVFSLNYFFRDEIFDMVKPKDPLKISLQDLINSNQGDTVTTILIDLNGFWTYENREALVANDNENSADLDDT, from the exons ATCAAAAAAGTGAACAAgaattaaaagatgaagaaatggatTTATTTACCAAATACTACTCAGAATGGAAAGGAGgtagaaaaaacacaaatgaattaTATAAAACCATTCCCCGGTTTTATTATAGG CTGCCAGCTGAAGATGAAGTCTTACTACAGAAATTAAGAGAGGAATCCAGAGCTGTTTTTCTacaaaggaaaagcagagaacTCTTAGATAATGAAGAATTACAG AACTTGTGGTTTTTGTTGGACAAACACCAGACACCACCTATGATTGGAGAGGAAGCAATGATcaattatgaaaattttttgAAGGTTGGTGAAAAGGCTGGACCAAAGTGCAA gcaATTTTTCACTGCAAAAGTCTTTGCTAAACTCCTTCATACAGATTCATATGGAAGAATTTCCATCATGCAGTTCTTTAACTATGTCATGCGAAAAG TTTGGCTTCATCAAACAAGAATAGGACTAAGTTTATATGATGTTGCTGGGCAAGGGTATCTTCGGGAATCT gatTTAGAAAACTACATATTGGAACTTATCCCTACTTTGCCACAATTAGATGGACTGGAAAAATCCTTTTACTCCTTTTATGTTTGTACAGCAGttaggaaatttttcttctttttggaccCTCTAAGAACAG gaaaaattaaaattcaagataTTTTAGCATGCAGCTTCCTGGATGACTTACTGGAG CTAAGGGATGAGGAACTATCCAAAGAGAGTCAAGAAACAAATTGGTTTTCTGCTCCTTCTGCCCTAAGAGTTTATG gTCAGTATTTAAATCTTGATAAGGATCACAATGGTATGCTCAGTAAAGAAGAACTCTCTCGCTATGGAACGGCAACCATGACCAACGTCTTCTTAGATCGTGTTTTCCAGGAATGTCTCACTTATGATGGAGAAATG gaCTATAAGACCTACTTGGATTTTGTTCTTGCATTAGAAAACAGGAAGGAACCTGCAGCTTTgcaatatattttcaaactgcTTGATATTGAGAATAAGGGATATCTCAATGTCTTTTcccttaattatttctttagg gaTGAAATTTTTGACATGGTAAAACCAAAGGATCCTTTGAAAATCTCTCTTCAGGATTTAATCAACAGTAATCAAGGAGACACAGTCACGACCATTCTAATTGATCTCAATGGCTTCTGGACTTATGAAAACAGAGAAGCCCTTGTTGCAAATGACAATGAAAACTCTGCAGATCTTGATGACACATGA
- the Ppp2r3c gene encoding serine/threonine-protein phosphatase 2A regulatory subunit B'' subunit gamma isoform X1: protein MNWKEVLRRRLATPNTDPNNQKSEQELKDEEMDLFTKYYSEWKGGRKNTNELYKTIPRFYYRLPAEDEVLLQKLREESRAVFLQRKSRELLDNEELQNLWFLLDKHQTPPMIGEEAMINYENFLKVGEKAGPKCKQFFTAKVFAKLLHTDSYGRISIMQFFNYVMRKVWLHQTRIGLSLYDVAGQGYLRESDLENYILELIPTLPQLDGLEKSFYSFYVCTAVRKFFFFLDPLRTGKIKIQDILACSFLDDLLELRDEELSKESQETNWFSAPSALRVYGQYLNLDKDHNGMLSKEELSRYGTATMTNVFLDRVFQECLTYDGEMDYKTYLDFVLALENRKEPAALQYIFKLLDIENKGYLNVFSLNYFFRAIQELMKIHGQDPVSFQDVKDEIFDMVKPKDPLKISLQDLINSNQGDTVTTILIDLNGFWTYENREALVANDNENSADLDDT, encoded by the exons ATCAAAAAAGTGAACAAgaattaaaagatgaagaaatggatTTATTTACCAAATACTACTCAGAATGGAAAGGAGgtagaaaaaacacaaatgaattaTATAAAACCATTCCCCGGTTTTATTATAGG CTGCCAGCTGAAGATGAAGTCTTACTACAGAAATTAAGAGAGGAATCCAGAGCTGTTTTTCTacaaaggaaaagcagagaacTCTTAGATAATGAAGAATTACAG AACTTGTGGTTTTTGTTGGACAAACACCAGACACCACCTATGATTGGAGAGGAAGCAATGATcaattatgaaaattttttgAAGGTTGGTGAAAAGGCTGGACCAAAGTGCAA gcaATTTTTCACTGCAAAAGTCTTTGCTAAACTCCTTCATACAGATTCATATGGAAGAATTTCCATCATGCAGTTCTTTAACTATGTCATGCGAAAAG TTTGGCTTCATCAAACAAGAATAGGACTAAGTTTATATGATGTTGCTGGGCAAGGGTATCTTCGGGAATCT gatTTAGAAAACTACATATTGGAACTTATCCCTACTTTGCCACAATTAGATGGACTGGAAAAATCCTTTTACTCCTTTTATGTTTGTACAGCAGttaggaaatttttcttctttttggaccCTCTAAGAACAG gaaaaattaaaattcaagataTTTTAGCATGCAGCTTCCTGGATGACTTACTGGAG CTAAGGGATGAGGAACTATCCAAAGAGAGTCAAGAAACAAATTGGTTTTCTGCTCCTTCTGCCCTAAGAGTTTATG gTCAGTATTTAAATCTTGATAAGGATCACAATGGTATGCTCAGTAAAGAAGAACTCTCTCGCTATGGAACGGCAACCATGACCAACGTCTTCTTAGATCGTGTTTTCCAGGAATGTCTCACTTATGATGGAGAAATG gaCTATAAGACCTACTTGGATTTTGTTCTTGCATTAGAAAACAGGAAGGAACCTGCAGCTTTgcaatatattttcaaactgcTTGATATTGAGAATAAGGGATATCTCAATGTCTTTTcccttaattatttctttagg GCCATACAAGAACTAATGAAAATCCATGGACAAGATCCTGTTTCATTTCAAGACGTCAAG gaTGAAATTTTTGACATGGTAAAACCAAAGGATCCTTTGAAAATCTCTCTTCAGGATTTAATCAACAGTAATCAAGGAGACACAGTCACGACCATTCTAATTGATCTCAATGGCTTCTGGACTTATGAAAACAGAGAAGCCCTTGTTGCAAATGACAATGAAAACTCTGCAGATCTTGATGACACATGA